In Hymenobacter gelipurpurascens, one DNA window encodes the following:
- a CDS encoding GNAT family N-acetyltransferase — protein MSVHVKHHPQDQEFTIEQDGFSGELAYSKPQSNVIDFTHTFVAEELRGQGLAEELAKAGLAYARQEGLQVKTSCKFMAGFVRQHPEYQDLLA, from the coding sequence ATGTCTGTGCACGTTAAACATCACCCCCAGGATCAGGAATTTACTATTGAGCAGGACGGCTTCAGCGGCGAACTGGCCTACAGCAAGCCCCAAAGCAACGTCATCGACTTCACCCATACTTTCGTGGCGGAGGAGCTGCGCGGGCAGGGGCTGGCCGAAGAGCTGGCCAAGGCCGGACTGGCCTACGCCCGCCAGGAAGGTCTGCAGGTGAAAACCAGCTGCAAGTTCATGGCCGGGTTCGTGCGCCAGCACCCCGAGTATCAGGATTTACTGGCCTAG
- a CDS encoding fasciclin domain-containing protein: MKKYLLSTLALSMLLSAGSATSALAQTKAKSKADSEKTKMSDNGATVKTKVADDGKVKVKGKSEDGAKMKATTKPREGVEMKNMSMTGDKGVMVGGAMMTPDKDIVDNAVNSTDHTTLVAAVKAAGLVETLKSAGPFTVFAPTNAAFGKLPAGTADMLMMPENKQKLTTILTYHVVPGRLLAADLKDGQVLTTVEGEALTVHRSGDMVMIHDAKGGMANVTTANAVSKNGVTHVIDTVLMPTK; encoded by the coding sequence ATGAAAAAGTACCTGCTCTCTACCTTGGCTCTCTCGATGCTGCTGTCTGCCGGCTCCGCCACTTCTGCCCTGGCCCAAACCAAGGCCAAGTCTAAGGCCGATAGTGAGAAGACCAAGATGAGCGACAACGGCGCCACCGTTAAGACCAAAGTTGCCGATGATGGCAAAGTGAAGGTGAAAGGCAAATCAGAAGACGGTGCCAAAATGAAGGCCACCACCAAGCCCCGCGAAGGCGTAGAGATGAAGAACATGTCGATGACCGGCGACAAGGGTGTGATGGTGGGCGGCGCCATGATGACGCCCGATAAAGACATCGTAGACAACGCCGTAAACTCAACCGACCACACCACGCTGGTAGCTGCCGTGAAGGCCGCCGGCTTGGTAGAAACGCTGAAAAGCGCGGGTCCATTCACGGTGTTTGCGCCTACCAATGCCGCTTTCGGCAAGCTGCCCGCTGGCACGGCCGACATGCTCATGATGCCTGAGAACAAGCAGAAACTAACCACCATTCTGACCTACCACGTAGTACCCGGTCGCCTGCTGGCCGCCGACCTGAAAGATGGCCAGGTGCTGACGACCGTAGAAGGCGAAGCCCTGACCGTACACCGTAGCGGCGACATGGTAATGATTCATGACGCGAAAGGCGGTATGGCCAACGTAACGACTGCCAACGCAGTATCGAAAAACGGCGTGACGCACGTAATCGACACCGTACTGATGCCGACCAAGTAA
- a CDS encoding universal stress protein — protein sequence MPRPFLVLTDFTAAADTALRYAADLAKPLGASLVLLHIRRESLLDPDAFMGTIRHLTEGEVAAALEERTRGLAVPVTVESTADGIEAAVSDAVRRHQPSLVVLGKPDTEETPDELVSSTSLKLLRATRTPLLVVPISHTAQVPPQRITIAADDLPFSLKPQTEAIRELLGQLQPTITVEHVVEPEDRDDCTASRDAVLKSGLTAEISQVRTHGVRHLHTVHGILQGAAETHADLLLVVARRRSFLGQLFNRSVTSQVILHGRLPMLLLPALE from the coding sequence ATGCCCCGTCCTTTCCTTGTCCTGACTGATTTCACGGCTGCCGCCGACACTGCGCTGCGTTATGCCGCCGACCTGGCCAAGCCCCTCGGCGCCTCTTTGGTTTTGCTGCACATCCGGCGCGAATCATTGCTTGACCCCGATGCCTTCATGGGCACCATCCGGCACCTGACGGAGGGCGAGGTGGCGGCGGCGCTGGAGGAGCGCACCCGGGGGCTGGCAGTGCCCGTTACGGTAGAGTCTACTGCCGATGGCATTGAAGCGGCCGTGTCTGACGCCGTACGCCGCCACCAGCCTAGCCTGGTAGTGCTGGGTAAGCCCGATACTGAAGAGACGCCCGACGAACTGGTGAGCAGCACGTCGCTCAAGCTGTTGCGGGCCACCCGCACGCCGCTGCTGGTTGTCCCGATCAGCCATACGGCCCAGGTGCCTCCCCAGCGCATCACAATTGCTGCCGATGATCTGCCCTTTTCCCTCAAACCCCAAACCGAAGCCATTCGGGAACTGCTAGGCCAGTTGCAGCCTACCATCACGGTGGAGCACGTGGTGGAGCCCGAGGACCGCGACGACTGCACTGCCTCCCGCGATGCCGTGCTGAAAAGTGGCCTCACGGCCGAAATCAGCCAGGTCAGAACGCATGGTGTGCGGCATTTGCATACGGTACATGGCATTTTGCAGGGCGCCGCCGAAACCCACGCCGACCTGCTGCTGGTAGTAGCCCGCCGCCGCAGCTTCCTGGGCCAGCTGTTCAACCGTAGCGTTACCTCGCAGGTGATTCTGCACGGCCGCCTGCCCATGCTGCTCTTGCCAGCGCTGGAATAG